The following proteins are encoded in a genomic region of Hoeflea phototrophica DFL-43:
- a CDS encoding YaiI/YqxD family protein, producing the protein MDQTDTETTLPVRLLVDADACPVREECVRVALRHGVKVTFVSNSFFRIEADPLVEREIVPGNFDAADDRIVEHVTPRSVVVTADILLAERCLKADASAVLGPNGKPFTHDSIGMAVATRSIMADLRAGGAQVGGPAPFAKADRSRFLSALDVAIVRLKRQG; encoded by the coding sequence ATGGACCAGACTGACACTGAAACAACCCTGCCCGTCCGCCTGCTTGTGGACGCCGATGCCTGCCCGGTGCGCGAGGAGTGTGTCCGCGTGGCGCTGCGGCACGGCGTCAAGGTGACCTTCGTCTCCAACAGTTTCTTCCGGATCGAGGCCGATCCGCTGGTCGAGCGGGAGATCGTGCCGGGCAATTTCGATGCGGCTGACGACCGCATCGTGGAACATGTGACGCCGCGCTCGGTGGTCGTAACCGCCGACATTCTGCTGGCCGAACGCTGCCTGAAAGCCGATGCGTCGGCGGTGCTGGGGCCCAATGGCAAGCCTTTCACCCATGATTCCATCGGCATGGCGGTGGCGACGCGCTCGATCATGGCTGATCTGAGGGCCGGCGGCGCGCAGGTGGGCGGGCCTGCGCCGTTTGCCAAGGCCGACCGCTCGCGGTTTCTCTCGGCACTCGATGTCGCCATCGTGCGGCTGAAGCGCCAAGGTTGA
- a CDS encoding MipA/OmpV family protein, protein MIQRFSLAATSLLASAGFALIPAAQAQDASGPGITFELGAAGKVTPSYFGSSDYILSPVPLIRLKRLELPNGFVIGGGSDEGFSLSPSFAVVGERSTKDSPELVGLNTIDTAFEFGLAAKYQVGQFRVMGALRRGFGGHEGIRGELGADYIYKPDDKWTFHGGPRLDFADSTFANTYFGVTAAEASGSFPATTASGGLISAGLEAGVRYQVNEAWAVEAGASWDRLVGDAADSPITAQGSKDQYSVQFGLLRRFDIGF, encoded by the coding sequence ATGATTCAACGTTTCAGCCTCGCCGCGACAAGCCTTCTGGCGTCTGCGGGTTTCGCTTTAATTCCCGCTGCACAGGCGCAGGATGCGAGCGGGCCGGGAATCACCTTTGAGCTGGGAGCCGCCGGCAAGGTAACGCCAAGCTATTTCGGATCCAGCGATTACATATTGTCACCGGTGCCGCTGATCCGGCTCAAGCGGCTGGAACTGCCCAATGGCTTTGTCATTGGCGGCGGTTCTGACGAAGGATTTTCGCTGAGCCCCTCCTTCGCTGTCGTCGGCGAGCGCTCGACTAAAGACTCCCCTGAACTGGTCGGCCTGAACACCATCGACACAGCATTCGAGTTCGGTCTGGCGGCAAAGTACCAGGTCGGGCAGTTCCGCGTCATGGGCGCGCTGCGCCGCGGTTTTGGCGGGCACGAGGGCATTCGCGGAGAACTCGGTGCCGACTACATCTACAAGCCCGATGACAAGTGGACCTTTCATGGTGGCCCGCGTCTCGACTTCGCCGACAGCACCTTCGCCAACACCTATTTCGGCGTCACCGCGGCTGAAGCCTCCGGCAGCTTTCCGGCAACAACCGCCAGCGGCGGCCTGATCAGCGCGGGCCTGGAGGCCGGCGTTCGCTACCAGGTCAACGAGGCCTGGGCCGTCGAGGCCGGCGCAAGCTGGGACCGCCTGGTCGGCGACGCGGCCGACTCCCCGATCACCGCGCAGGGATCGAAGGACCAGTATTCCGTCCAGTTCGGCCTCCTGCGCCGGTTTGACATCGGCTTCTGA
- a CDS encoding mandelate racemase/muconate lactonizing enzyme family protein, which yields MKIKDVKTYVVANPPPQTGGRYFLFVKLVTDGGVVGYGEAYDAAFDPHLTAKLMEDVAARYLVGRDPHDIENFFRLCYSSGFSQRPDMTMMACCSALEMACWDIIGKEAAQPVHKLLGGRVHEGLRSYTYLYPETGSVYPSETDSPKNVYNDPDMAASAALAAVRQGFTAVKFDPAGPYRVQGGHQPLLADIDLSARMVRAVREAVGARADILFGTHGQFTAAGAIRMARAIEAADPLWFEEPVPPDQIAAMAEVARATSIPVATGERLVTKHEFARVIEIRAAAILQPNLGRSGGLLETKKIAGMAEAFGIQIAPHCYCGPLVAAANIQLAATLPNFLVLESIKTWDGFHAEVLKKKIEWEDGFVIPSDEPGLGVELNEAVCEANPWSGDVLHLEMTREPIRY from the coding sequence ATGAAGATTAAGGACGTCAAAACCTATGTGGTTGCCAACCCGCCGCCGCAGACCGGCGGGCGTTACTTTCTGTTCGTGAAGCTGGTCACCGATGGCGGCGTGGTGGGCTATGGCGAAGCCTATGATGCGGCCTTCGATCCGCATCTGACGGCAAAGCTGATGGAAGATGTGGCCGCGCGTTACCTCGTCGGCCGCGATCCGCACGACATCGAGAATTTCTTCCGGCTTTGCTATTCCTCGGGGTTCTCGCAGCGCCCCGACATGACCATGATGGCCTGCTGCTCGGCGCTGGAAATGGCCTGCTGGGACATCATCGGCAAGGAGGCTGCGCAGCCGGTGCACAAGCTGCTCGGCGGGCGGGTGCACGAAGGCCTGCGTTCCTACACCTATCTCTATCCCGAGACCGGCAGCGTCTATCCGTCCGAGACGGACAGCCCGAAGAACGTCTACAACGATCCGGACATGGCGGCTTCCGCGGCGCTCGCAGCCGTCAGGCAGGGCTTCACCGCGGTCAAGTTCGATCCCGCCGGCCCCTACCGGGTGCAGGGCGGACACCAGCCGCTTCTGGCCGACATCGATCTCTCCGCCCGCATGGTCCGCGCGGTGCGCGAGGCGGTCGGCGCCCGCGCTGACATCCTGTTCGGCACCCATGGCCAGTTCACTGCTGCCGGAGCCATCCGCATGGCACGCGCCATCGAGGCTGCCGATCCGCTCTGGTTCGAGGAGCCGGTGCCCCCCGATCAGATCGCGGCGATGGCGGAAGTGGCCAGGGCCACATCAATCCCGGTTGCGACCGGAGAGCGGCTGGTCACCAAGCACGAATTCGCCCGTGTCATCGAAATCCGCGCCGCGGCGATCCTGCAACCCAATCTGGGCCGCTCCGGCGGGCTGCTCGAAACCAAGAAGATCGCCGGCATGGCCGAGGCCTTCGGCATCCAGATCGCCCCGCACTGCTATTGCGGCCCGCTGGTCGCCGCCGCCAACATTCAGCTGGCCGCGACCCTGCCCAACTTCCTGGTGCTGGAATCGATCAAGACCTGGGACGGGTTTCACGCCGAGGTGCTGAAGAAGAAAATCGAATGGGAAGACGGCTTTGTCATTCCGTCGGACGAGCCGGGACTGGGTGTCGAACTCAACGAGGCGGTCTGCGAGGCGAATCCCTGGAGCGGTGACGTTCTGCATCTGGAAATGACCCGGGAGCCGATCCGGTACTGA
- the rocF gene encoding arginase, with amino-acid sequence MNQHCILVGAPVDSGQSNPGCLMGPASYRVAGLAGTLAELGCSVEDRGDLAPRPLAPENCANAAVHHLAETIAWTQALTSAAEAAMAEGFPVFLGGDHSLSLGTVAGVAAHAQKQGRPLFVLWLDAHSDFHTPMTTRSGNLHGTPVAYLAGLGDFEAFPPFPGPVPADRICLFGIRSVDPDERTALRGHGITPVDMRELDERGFVAPLSAFLDQVRAADGLLHVSLDVDFLDPSIAPAVGTTVPGGATFREAHLVMEMLHESGLVSSLDLVELNPFLDERGRTARLMVDLTASLMGRTVFDRVNRSL; translated from the coding sequence ATGAACCAGCATTGCATTTTGGTCGGCGCGCCCGTCGACAGCGGTCAATCCAATCCCGGCTGCCTGATGGGACCGGCCTCCTACCGGGTGGCGGGCCTTGCCGGAACACTTGCCGAACTCGGCTGCAGCGTCGAGGACCGCGGCGATCTCGCACCGCGACCGCTTGCGCCAGAGAACTGCGCCAATGCGGCGGTGCATCACCTGGCAGAGACCATCGCCTGGACGCAGGCGCTAACCTCGGCAGCCGAGGCGGCCATGGCGGAGGGTTTTCCGGTGTTCCTCGGAGGCGATCACAGCCTTTCGCTTGGCACGGTGGCCGGTGTTGCCGCCCACGCCCAAAAGCAGGGACGGCCACTGTTCGTGCTTTGGCTCGACGCCCACAGCGATTTTCACACGCCGATGACCACCCGCTCGGGCAATCTGCACGGCACGCCGGTTGCCTATCTGGCTGGGCTCGGAGACTTCGAGGCCTTCCCGCCGTTCCCGGGTCCGGTGCCGGCCGATCGCATCTGCCTGTTCGGGATCCGCTCGGTCGACCCCGACGAACGCACAGCGCTGCGCGGCCACGGCATCACGCCCGTCGACATGCGCGAACTCGATGAACGCGGTTTCGTCGCGCCGCTGAGCGCCTTCCTCGACCAGGTGCGGGCGGCCGACGGGCTGTTGCATGTCTCGCTCGATGTCGATTTTCTCGATCCGTCGATCGCACCGGCCGTCGGCACCACGGTGCCCGGCGGCGCCACCTTCCGCGAGGCGCATCTGGTCATGGAGATGCTGCACGAATCGGGCCTCGTCAGTTCGCTCGACCTGGTCGAGCTCAATCCGTTCCTCGACGAGCGCGGCCGCACAGCCCGGCTGATGGTCGATCTCACCGCCAGCCTGATGGGCCGGACCGTCTTCGACCGCGTCAACAGAAGCCTCTGA
- a CDS encoding DUF465 domain-containing protein: MEGFEMISRLKALRNRHGIIQSRIQREEMRPYPCSIRIMSMKRIRLHLREEIQKVEEILIRSTEKTPA, translated from the coding sequence ATGGAAGGGTTCGAAATGATATCGAGACTGAAAGCACTGAGAAATCGGCACGGCATCATTCAATCCCGTATTCAACGCGAGGAGATGCGCCCGTATCCCTGTTCGATCCGGATTATGTCGATGAAGAGAATCCGGCTTCACCTGCGTGAAGAAATCCAAAAGGTCGAAGAAATACTGATCCGCTCGACCGAGAAAACCCCGGCGTAA
- a CDS encoding adenylate/guanylate cyclase domain-containing protein, translated as MDLRQKTFALILTTFVVSAIALLYFASSITLAGYQTIEREKANQDLQRLEKVFVADLMRRFATLEDFSSWDDTYDFVETGDPDYVESNFTSATFSVPGIEFVVIVDPLGQTVHASAHGVPDDMAAPVLAGLSEALNVEGDLFEEHPSEYGLITIASSTLMIAMAPILRSNDSGPPRGVMLAGKMLDDQEINNLSLKTQLNINYENLALTDPGDVSEAGFQPSIQEMTADGLSLLRPPHLIHPVNDERLAGYILMPDITGNPILLWSVLIPRDIYQRGKDSLNVLLLALVAIGVVLTLCILLLLERLVLRRVARLGDQVTDIGQKDDPSMRVHVDGKDELGRLGTTVNWMLNQLQLSRQKVVEEHERAESLLLNILPTRIAEQLKTTSEPIADSHSGVSVLFADLAGFTPLSARMDPVELVSMLNSIFSQFDELTQDLQLEKIKTIGDAYMVAAGLPEPRTDHAQAIADMALGMIKATETFSEQHSVPLQIRVGINSGVVVAGVIGKKKFIYDLWGDTVNIASRMESSGETGMIQVTESTYLELKDMFVLEERGLIDIKGRGKMRTYILKGRAG; from the coding sequence ATGGACCTGAGGCAAAAGACTTTTGCCCTGATCCTTACCACATTTGTGGTCTCCGCCATTGCGTTGTTGTATTTTGCCTCATCAATTACACTGGCCGGCTATCAGACAATTGAACGCGAAAAAGCCAATCAGGATCTGCAGCGCCTAGAAAAAGTCTTCGTTGCAGATCTGATGCGCCGGTTTGCCACGCTCGAAGACTTCTCCTCATGGGATGACACCTATGATTTTGTCGAAACAGGCGACCCGGATTATGTGGAATCCAACTTCACCTCAGCGACATTCTCTGTTCCGGGGATCGAATTTGTCGTCATTGTTGATCCGCTTGGCCAGACAGTCCATGCATCTGCCCATGGCGTCCCCGATGATATGGCCGCGCCTGTCCTTGCCGGATTGTCCGAGGCTTTGAATGTCGAAGGTGACCTGTTCGAGGAACATCCTTCAGAATACGGCCTCATCACGATCGCGTCCTCAACGCTGATGATTGCCATGGCGCCCATTCTCCGCAGCAACGACAGCGGCCCTCCCCGTGGCGTCATGCTGGCTGGCAAGATGCTCGATGACCAGGAAATCAACAATTTGAGCCTAAAGACCCAGTTGAATATCAACTACGAGAATCTTGCCCTCACCGACCCCGGAGACGTCAGCGAAGCCGGCTTCCAGCCCTCCATCCAGGAGATGACTGCAGACGGACTTTCTCTGCTGCGGCCACCGCATCTTATTCATCCGGTCAACGACGAGCGACTCGCGGGTTACATCCTGATGCCGGACATCACCGGCAACCCCATATTGCTGTGGTCTGTCCTGATCCCACGTGACATCTATCAGCGCGGCAAAGACAGTCTTAATGTTCTTCTGCTGGCACTAGTTGCCATCGGGGTCGTCCTGACGCTCTGCATCCTGCTTCTTCTCGAGCGGCTGGTGCTGCGGCGCGTTGCGCGGCTGGGTGATCAAGTTACCGACATAGGCCAGAAAGACGATCCATCCATGCGAGTGCATGTCGATGGTAAGGACGAGTTGGGCCGATTGGGAACAACGGTCAACTGGATGCTTAATCAGTTGCAGCTTAGTCGGCAAAAGGTTGTCGAGGAACACGAGAGGGCTGAAAGCCTTCTTCTCAATATCCTACCGACACGCATCGCCGAGCAATTGAAGACCACCAGCGAACCGATCGCGGACTCGCACTCCGGCGTCAGCGTCTTGTTTGCCGATCTCGCAGGATTCACACCCCTTTCAGCCCGGATGGACCCCGTGGAACTCGTCTCCATGCTCAATTCGATCTTTTCCCAGTTCGATGAACTGACGCAGGATTTGCAGCTTGAGAAAATCAAGACGATTGGTGACGCCTACATGGTCGCTGCGGGCCTGCCGGAGCCTCGGACCGATCACGCACAGGCAATCGCGGATATGGCACTCGGAATGATCAAGGCGACAGAGACTTTTTCAGAACAGCATAGCGTCCCGCTTCAGATCAGGGTGGGTATCAACAGTGGAGTGGTGGTTGCCGGCGTTATCGGCAAGAAAAAGTTCATTTATGATCTCTGGGGCGATACAGTCAACATCGCCAGCCGCATGGAGTCCTCGGGCGAGACCGGGATGATCCAGGTGACCGAATCGACCTATCTCGAGCTCAAGGACATGTTTGTCCTGGAAGAGCGCGGCCTGATCGACATCAAAGGCCGTGGCAAAATGAGGACCTACATATTGAAGGGGCGTGCCGGGTAA
- a CDS encoding ornithine cyclodeaminase gives MAPPSHLAYVPFISVENMMRLVHSIGIETVLRELADAIEHDFTRWPLFDKTPRIGSHSDLGVIELMPTSDGELYGFKYVNGHPTNTKQGLQTVTAFGLLAQVSSGYPVLLSEMTVLTALRTAATSAMTARHLAPRDAKVMALIGNGAQSEFQALAFKAVVGIEEVRLYDIDSAATRKCAANLAQSGLRVTPCGSSQEAMEGAQIVTTCTADKQYATILTDNMIGDGIHINAIGGDCPGKTELHRDILLRSDIFVEYPPQTRIEGEIQQLPEDYPVTELWKVITGEVEGRRSASQITLFDGVGFAIEDFSALKYVYTRALETGHYQHLDMIADPDDPRDLFGMLTRAGVEAP, from the coding sequence ATGGCACCTCCTTCGCACCTGGCCTATGTGCCCTTCATCAGCGTTGAGAACATGATGCGGCTTGTCCACTCCATCGGCATTGAAACCGTGCTGCGGGAGCTTGCCGACGCAATCGAGCACGATTTCACCCGTTGGCCGCTGTTCGACAAGACCCCGCGGATCGGCAGCCATTCCGATCTGGGCGTGATCGAATTGATGCCGACATCGGATGGCGAGCTCTACGGGTTCAAATATGTCAACGGCCACCCGACCAACACCAAACAGGGCCTGCAGACGGTCACCGCCTTTGGTCTTCTGGCACAGGTCTCATCTGGTTATCCGGTGCTGTTGTCGGAGATGACCGTGCTGACCGCGCTCAGGACGGCTGCAACATCGGCCATGACCGCGCGGCATCTCGCACCCCGGGATGCGAAAGTCATGGCTCTGATCGGCAATGGCGCGCAGTCGGAGTTCCAGGCCCTGGCATTCAAGGCCGTGGTCGGCATCGAGGAAGTGCGGCTCTATGACATCGACAGTGCAGCAACCCGCAAATGCGCGGCAAACCTGGCGCAAAGCGGGCTGAGGGTCACGCCTTGCGGCTCATCGCAGGAGGCGATGGAAGGCGCGCAAATTGTCACCACCTGCACAGCTGACAAGCAATACGCCACCATTCTGACCGACAACATGATCGGCGACGGGATCCACATCAACGCGATTGGCGGCGATTGCCCGGGCAAGACCGAGCTTCACCGCGACATCCTTTTGCGGTCGGATATCTTTGTCGAGTATCCGCCGCAAACCCGGATCGAAGGCGAGATCCAGCAATTGCCTGAGGATTATCCGGTCACTGAACTCTGGAAGGTGATCACCGGTGAGGTTGAAGGCCGCCGATCGGCCTCGCAGATCACCCTTTTTGACGGCGTCGGCTTTGCGATCGAGGATTTCTCGGCGCTCAAATATGTCTACACGCGAGCGCTCGAAACCGGGCATTACCAGCATCTCGACATGATCGCCGATCCTGACGATCCGCGTGACCTGTTCGGCATGCTGACCCGTGCGGGCGTGGAAGCCCCGTAG
- a CDS encoding Lrp/AsnC family transcriptional regulator — protein MSTLDDIDIRLIAALRRDGRASISDLAAKLKLARATVRSRIERLMASGEIAGFTALTRADVTAAPVRGLTMIGIEGRGTERIVAHLQGMPAVQAVHSTNGRWDLIIELATDTLQELDDTLVRIRRFEGITTSETNLLLSSRRASTRR, from the coding sequence ATGTCAACATTGGACGATATCGACATTCGCCTGATCGCGGCCTTGAGGCGCGACGGGCGGGCGTCGATTTCCGATCTGGCGGCCAAGCTGAAGCTGGCCCGCGCCACTGTGCGCAGCCGCATCGAGCGGTTGATGGCCAGCGGCGAGATCGCCGGCTTCACGGCTCTCACCCGCGCCGACGTGACGGCGGCGCCGGTGAGGGGACTGACCATGATCGGCATCGAGGGCAGGGGAACGGAACGGATCGTCGCCCATCTGCAGGGCATGCCGGCGGTTCAGGCGGTCCATTCGACCAATGGCCGCTGGGACCTGATTATCGAACTGGCGACCGACACGCTGCAGGAACTCGACGACACACTGGTCCGCATCCGCCGCTTCGAGGGCATCACCACAAGCGAGACCAACCTGTTGCTGTCTTCCCGCCGGGCGTCGACCCGGCGCTGA
- the rpe gene encoding ribulose-phosphate 3-epimerase, whose protein sequence is MSKPILIAPSILSADFSRLGDDIEGVMRAGADWIHLDVMDGHFVPNITFGPGIIKAVRPRTTAVFDCHLMIEPCDPYLEAFADAGCDIITVHAEATKHLDRSLQAIRALGKKAGVSLNPSTPESVIEYVLDRLDLILLMTVNPGFGGQAFIPSVVDKVARVKKMIGDRPIHIEIDGGVTPATAPLVTDAGADVLVAGSAVFKGNGETDWAKNITAIREAV, encoded by the coding sequence GTGTCCAAGCCCATCCTGATCGCCCCGTCCATTCTGTCGGCCGACTTCTCCCGCCTTGGTGATGACATCGAAGGCGTCATGCGCGCCGGCGCCGACTGGATCCATCTCGATGTGATGGACGGTCATTTCGTGCCCAACATCACCTTCGGCCCCGGCATCATCAAGGCCGTGCGGCCGCGCACCACGGCGGTCTTCGACTGCCATCTGATGATCGAGCCCTGCGATCCCTATCTCGAGGCCTTCGCCGACGCCGGCTGTGACATCATCACCGTCCACGCCGAAGCCACCAAGCATCTTGATCGCTCTCTGCAGGCGATCCGGGCCCTTGGCAAGAAGGCTGGTGTTTCGCTTAACCCGTCGACGCCCGAAAGCGTCATCGAATACGTGCTCGACCGGCTTGATCTGATCCTGCTGATGACGGTCAACCCCGGTTTCGGCGGTCAGGCCTTCATTCCCTCGGTGGTCGACAAGGTGGCGCGGGTCAAGAAGATGATCGGCGACCGTCCGATCCACATCGAGATCGACGGCGGCGTCACCCCCGCGACCGCGCCGTTGGTCACCGATGCCGGTGCCGATGTGCTGGTCGCAGGCTCCGCCGTTTTCAAGGGAAATGGAGAAACCGACTGGGCGAAGAACATCACCGCAATCCGCGAGGCTGTGTAA
- a CDS encoding LysR family transcriptional regulator, whose translation MAYVDMLKTFVRVYELGSMSAAARDLRVSAAVSSSRISDLEKSLGVRLFNRTTRSLRATAHGELFYKGAIKILDTIREVEGGIAEITAQPKGTLFISAPLALGKKLVAPLIPAFKAEYPDINVRLRLSDRKVDIAQEGLDAAFVLGALPDSDFRVRAIHEFERVLVASPDYIKAHGMPQNGEAIITNKHKCLLLRYPGATEFFWNLVVEGDIRAFHPQGSLESDDGDVLTAWALAGCGIVNKTRFDVAPHLDAGTLVEVATATPPVPQPFSCLYPHKRLQDPKIKLFIDHVIRGSRAEIERTAASTSSGKI comes from the coding sequence ATGGCCTATGTGGACATGCTCAAGACATTTGTCCGGGTTTATGAACTGGGCAGCATGTCGGCGGCGGCACGGGATCTCAGGGTGTCAGCGGCGGTGTCGTCGAGCCGGATCTCGGATCTGGAAAAGAGCCTCGGTGTGCGGCTGTTCAACCGGACAACCCGCAGCCTGCGCGCCACCGCCCATGGCGAATTGTTCTACAAGGGTGCGATCAAGATCCTCGACACCATCCGGGAGGTCGAAGGCGGGATTGCCGAAATCACCGCGCAGCCGAAAGGTACGCTTTTCATCTCGGCCCCGTTGGCACTCGGCAAGAAACTGGTGGCGCCGTTGATCCCCGCCTTCAAGGCGGAATATCCTGACATCAATGTGCGGCTGAGGCTGTCGGACCGCAAGGTCGACATCGCCCAGGAAGGGCTCGACGCGGCCTTCGTGCTCGGAGCACTGCCTGATTCCGATTTCCGGGTTCGCGCAATCCACGAATTCGAGCGCGTGCTTGTTGCCTCGCCCGATTACATCAAAGCCCACGGAATGCCACAGAACGGTGAGGCGATCATCACGAACAAGCACAAATGCCTGCTTTTGCGCTATCCCGGCGCCACCGAGTTCTTCTGGAACCTTGTTGTCGAAGGCGACATCCGGGCATTCCATCCCCAGGGCTCGCTGGAAAGCGATGACGGCGATGTGCTGACCGCCTGGGCGCTGGCGGGCTGTGGGATTGTCAACAAGACCCGCTTCGATGTGGCGCCGCATCTCGATGCGGGAACGCTGGTCGAGGTGGCCACGGCAACACCGCCGGTGCCGCAGCCCTTTTCCTGTCTGTATCCGCACAAGCGGTTGCAGGATCCCAAGATCAAGCTGTTCATCGACCATGTCATTCGCGGCTCACGCGCGGAGATAGAACGGACGGCGGCTTCAACATCTTCAGGAAAAATTTGA
- a CDS encoding VOC family protein, whose translation MSRPPISHSIVFTYTSDLERGSRFLREVMELDFVVDQGACHIYRLTPMSYIGVCNLPDRPQGTAGVTLTIVSPDVDGWRDFLEAKGVRYVSGPAHSEEFGVYSSLFHSPDGYRVEIQSFDDPEWDKGTLG comes from the coding sequence ATGTCGAGACCACCGATCAGCCACTCGATCGTCTTCACCTACACCAGCGATCTCGAGCGCGGATCGCGGTTTCTGCGCGAGGTGATGGAGCTCGATTTCGTGGTCGACCAGGGGGCCTGCCACATCTACCGGCTGACGCCGATGAGCTATATTGGCGTGTGCAACCTGCCCGACCGCCCGCAGGGAACCGCAGGCGTGACGCTGACCATCGTGTCACCGGATGTCGACGGCTGGCGGGATTTCCTCGAAGCCAAGGGCGTTCGATATGTCAGCGGCCCTGCGCACAGCGAAGAGTTCGGCGTCTATAGCTCGCTGTTTCATTCGCCCGACGGCTACCGCGTCGAGATCCAGAGTTTTGACGATCCAGAGTGGGACAAGGGCACTCTCGGTTAA
- the alc gene encoding allantoicase, with protein MSDHVSSALPAFAVNSVNLASGGLGAKGISVTDEFFAPVERMLSDAPAVFIEDKYDDNGKWMDGWESRRKRVLGHDHAVVRLATAGRIDGFDVDTSHFTGNYPPAARIEACNVQGDPDDATVWTEVLGTSPLGPSAHHYFASISGEVFTHVRLHIYPDGGVARLRVFGQPYLDPARVGNGEIELSSSLNGGRIIGFSDAHYGAYHRLLAPGRGVNMGDGWETSRRRVPGNEWIVIALGARGRLSGAIVDTAFYKGNFPDSCSIQAADMSDFGTDAGDAIITASMFWPELIGQQKLKADHIHDLSAHIADIGPVTHVRLNVCPDGGVSRLRLTGRIA; from the coding sequence ATGAGTGACCACGTTTCGTCGGCGCTTCCCGCCTTTGCCGTCAACAGCGTCAATCTCGCCTCGGGCGGCCTCGGCGCCAAGGGCATTTCCGTCACGGACGAGTTTTTTGCGCCGGTCGAGCGCATGCTTTCAGACGCGCCGGCGGTGTTCATCGAAGACAAGTATGATGACAACGGTAAGTGGATGGATGGCTGGGAAAGCCGGCGCAAACGCGTGCTTGGCCACGATCATGCGGTGGTGCGGCTTGCAACTGCCGGCCGGATCGATGGTTTCGACGTCGACACCTCGCATTTCACCGGCAACTACCCGCCGGCGGCCCGCATCGAAGCCTGCAATGTTCAGGGAGACCCCGACGACGCAACTGTCTGGACCGAGGTGCTGGGCACGTCGCCGCTGGGGCCGAGCGCACACCACTATTTCGCCTCCATATCCGGCGAGGTCTTCACCCATGTCCGGCTGCACATCTATCCCGATGGCGGCGTGGCGCGGCTTCGGGTCTTCGGCCAGCCCTATCTCGATCCCGCGCGGGTCGGTAATGGCGAAATCGAACTGTCCTCTTCGCTCAATGGCGGCCGAATCATCGGGTTCTCGGACGCCCATTACGGCGCCTATCACCGCCTGCTCGCGCCCGGGCGCGGCGTGAACATGGGCGATGGCTGGGAAACCAGCCGCCGCCGGGTGCCCGGCAATGAGTGGATCGTGATCGCGCTTGGCGCACGCGGCAGGCTTTCGGGCGCGATCGTGGACACCGCCTTCTACAAGGGCAACTTCCCCGACAGCTGCTCGATCCAGGCCGCCGACATGAGCGATTTCGGCACCGACGCCGGTGACGCCATCATCACCGCCTCGATGTTCTGGCCGGAGCTGATCGGACAACAAAAACTCAAGGCCGATCATATCCATGACCTCTCCGCCCATATCGCCGATATCGGGCCGGTGACCCATGTGCGGCTCAATGTGTGCCCCGATGGCGGCGTCAGCCGGCTGAGGCTGACAGGACGGATCGCCTAA